In Streptomyces sp. HUAS ZL42, the DNA window CTGACGGCCTTCGGCGCGGGCGAGGTGACGCTGGAGCTGGATGCCCGCGACGACCTGCGTCAGCAGCACGGATTCCTGCACGGCGGTGTCCTCGCCTACGCGGCGGACAACGCGCTGAGCTTCGCGGCGGGTGCGGCGGTCGGCCCCCGGCTGCTCGCCGCCGGGCTCACCATCGAGTACCTGCGCCCGGCCGCCGGCACGCTCCTGAGGGCCCACGCCCGGGTCGTCCGCGCCGGTCGCAGCCGCGTGGTGTGCCGCTGCGACCTGTCGTCCGTCGGCGCCGACGGCGTGGAGACGCTGTGCGCCGTGGCCCAGGGGTCGATCGCCGTGCCCGAGGTGACTCCGGGCTCCTGACGGCCGGCACCGATCAGGCGGCGGGCTCCAGCTTGACGCAGCAGCGGCCGGGGGCGGGCGCGAGATGTGCCTCCAGCCCGTCCTCGCCCAGCCCGTGCAGCATCCCGCGCAGCAAGTGGAGGTTCATGCCGCACACCGTTCGGGTGTGCTCGCGGGCCAGTGCGTGGAAGGGGCAGTTGGCCAGTACGACGGCATCGCCTTCGTGCCGCGGCTCGAATCCGTACCGCCCCAGCACCTCGAAGACGCCCGCGTCATGCCCTGCACCGACCTGCGCGCCGAGTTCCTCGGCCTTTCGGTGCAGCACCTCCCGCACCGGCTCACCGGTCGCGTCGGACTCCTCCACGGCCTGGGCGAGCAGCCGTCCGGCCAGTTCGTAGCGCCGGTCGGGGAGACTGACCGCGATCTGCCGCGAGGAGCGCCGGTAGAGCTTGGCCGGTCGGCCCGCGCCCGGCCCGGTGCGGCCGCTGCGGCGCTCGTAGACCACGTCGAGCAGTGCCGCGTCGGCCAGTCGGTCCAGGTGGAACGCCGCCGTCTGCCGCGCCAGCCCCAGGGCGGCCGCCGCCTCGTCCCGGCTGACCGGGGCCGGCCGGCTCACCACATGGTCGTACAGCCTCCTGCGGGTCGGCTCGTCGAGGGCGGCGACGGCGGAGACGTCGGCGTCGGGTGCTTCCTTCGGGGCGTCCACGAGCACAAGTGTAAAACCCATGGCTCTTGACTAAAGAACAATCACGCGCTTCTATCGTTAATGAGAGTTGTCTATAGAAAGAAGGGCGCCATGTCGTCCGCAACCACCACCCCCACGCCCGGCACCGGCTCGCGGCGGGCGATTCTCGGCGACCCCGGCTACCAGGCGTTCGTGATCCTGCGCACCGGTTTCACGGTGGCGCCGATCCTGTTCGGGCTGGACAAGTTCGCCAACCTGCTCGTGGACTGGCCCGGCTACCTCGCGCCGTGGATCGACGACGTCGTGCCGGGCAGCGCCCAGGACGCCATGTACGCCGTGGGCGTGATCGAGATCGTGGCAGGGCTCGTCGTGGCCCTGGCACCCCGCTTCGGAGGCTGGCTGGTCGCCGCCTGGCTGGGCGGCATCATCGTCAACCTGCTGAGCATCCCGGACTACTACGACATCGCACTGCGCGACTTCGGCCTGCTTCTCGGCGCGGTCGCACTCGCGCGGCTCGCGGAGCGCTACCGCGGCAAGCGGCAGCGGTCGTGAGGACGCATTCCGGTCAGCCGAGGAGCCTGCGCTTCTGCTCCTCGAACTCGGCCTCCGTGAGCACGCCCTGTGCTTTGAGTTCGCCCAGCTGCTTGAGCTGGTCGAGCGTGCTGCCCATGTCGTCGGCCGGCGCTGCGGCCTGCTGAGGCTGCGCGTAGGAGTCGGGCCGGGGTTCCTGGTAGCCCTGCTGGGCGGCCCATCGTCCCTGCTGGCGGCGCGACACCCGGTTGGAGACCGCCGTCGCCGTTCCCGCGACGACGGCCGTGCGGGCGACTCCGCGAAGAAGACCTGGCATGGCGATCCCCTTTCCTGTGCGCACACCCCGCCCCTCCATTGCAGCATTTCCCGGATTTCGCTGCATCCGGGAAGGGGTGTGGCCAGGGCGAATTCCTGCCGATCTGCCGACTGCGGCTCCTCGTGGCAGGGTGGAAGTGTGTGCCTGCCGGGCATTCCGCCCGGCGGTGAGGCCTAGCACAGAGGAGCCCGAAATGGCCACGCATGGCACGAGAATGTCGCGTACCGCCGTCGGCGAGGGAATGGCCGTGTCCGGCTGGACGGTATTCGCCGCAATCATGATGATCTTCGGCGGCGTCATGGCGATATTCGAGGGAATAGCCGCCATCGCCGAGGACGACGTGTTCGTCGCGACCCGCAATTTCACTTTCGAGTGGAGTCTGACGGGGTGGGGCTGGATGCATCTCATCATCGGCATCGTGGTGGTGCTGGCGGGGTTCGCCCTGTTCACCGGAACGATGTGGGCCCGCGTCATCGGCATCACCATCGCCGGGCTGTCGATGATCGCCAACTTCGCGTGGCTGCCCTGGTACCCCTTCTGGGCCATCACGCTGATGGTCGTGGACGGCTTCGTCATCTGGGCGCTGGCCGCCCGAACCGGCCCCGGCGCCGAAACCGCAATGTAGCCCACGGAGCCAATCGGGTCGCGGGGCGGCACGTGATTGCGTGCCGCCGGGCCACAGGGATCGGCTGATGCTTTCTTGGTGGGGCGGATTTCCCCGGTAACGGGTTGCACCCATAGGGAGTCATCAGTGGAGACCAGCGGCACCGACGGCGGTCGGCCGATTGCCTATCCCCTCCTCAAAGGTCAGAAGGCGCTCGTCACGGGCGCGAATTCCGGCATCGGAAAGGCGACCGCGATCGCCCTCGGACGGGTGGGCGCCGACGTCGTGGTGAACTACGTCGCGGGACGCGACGCGGCGGAAGACGTGGTGCGCGAGATCGAGGAATTCGGCGTCCACGCGTACGCGCACGAGGCGGACGTCTCCGACGAGGACCAGGTCGTCGACATGGTCTCCCGCATGGTCAAGGAGTTCGGGACCATCGACGTCATGGTGGCGAACGCGGGCCTGCAGCGGGACGCGCCCATCACCGACATGACGACGGCGCAGTGGCACAAGGTGCTGGACGTCAACCTCACCGGCCAGTTCCTGTGCGCCCGCGAGGCGACCAAGGAGTTCCTGCGCCGGGGCGTCGTCCCCGAGGTGTCACAGTCGGCAGGGAAGATCATCTGCATGAGCTCGGTGCACCAGCTCATCCCCTGGGCAGGGCACGCCAACTACGCGGCGTCCAAGGGCGGTGTGCTGATGCTCATGACCACGCTCGCGCAGGAGCTCGCGCCGCACCGGATCCGGGTCAACGCGGTGGCCCCCGGCGCGATTCGCACGCCCATCAACCGCAGCGCGTGGGACACCCCCGAGGCCGAGGACGACCTGCTGCGGCTCATTCCCTACCGCCGTGTCGGCGACCCCGCCGACGTCGCGAAGGCCGTCGCCGTGCTGGCCTCGGACCTGCTCGACTACGTCGTGGGCACCACGCTGTACGTCGACGGCGGCATGACGCTGTTCCCCGGCTTCGCCACGGGCGGCTGAGCGGATCCGATCCGCCGCCCGTCCCGACGACCAGCGAGGCCCTGCGTGACGAACGCGATCGACGTCCTGGCGGCCACACCGCCCCAGCTCCTGCCCGCACGCGAACTGATGGCCTTCACCCTGGCCGCGCACATCCTGCTCGTGCCCTTCGGCGTCGCCCTGCCCGCCCTCACCCTGCTCATGCACTACCGCGGGCTGCGCAAGGGCGACGAGGTCGCGCTGCGCCTCGCGCGCCGCTGGTCGGCGGTGATGGCCGTGCAGTTCGCCATCGGCATCGTGACCGGAACCGTGCTGTCCTTCGAGTTCGGGCTGCTGTGGCCCGGCATGATGGGGCGCTGGGGAGACGTCTTCGGACTCGCCTTCGGCATCGAGGGGTGGGCCTTCTTCCTGGAGGCGATCCTCATCGCCATCTATCTGTACGGCTGGCGCACGCTCAGGCCGTGGCCGCACTTCTGGGCCGGCGTTCCGCTGTGCGCGTCCGCGCTGCTCGGGGCGTTCGGGATCATCGCCGCGAACTCGTGGATGAACACGCCCCGGGGCTTCACCTTCGACTCGTCCGGCGACGTGGCGGGCGTCGATGTCCGGCGGGCGATCTTCACCCCGATCTTCGGCCCCGAGTACTGGCACTTCCTCGGCGCCGCCTACATGACCGCCGCGTATGTCGTGGCCGGCGTGTACGCGGTCGGCTGGCTGCGCGGCCGCAGGGACCGCTACCACCGGCTCGGCTTCACCCTCCCCTTCACCGTGGCGGCCGTCCTCACCCCGGTGCAGTTCGTGCTCGGGGACTCCCTGGCCCGCGCCGTCTTCCACAAGCAGCCGGTGAAGTTCTCCGCCATGGAGATCGTCTGGAAGACCGGCACCCATATGCCGGAGTACCTGTTCGGGCGGCTGAACTCCGACGGGAGCATCTCCGGCGGCATCAAGATCCCCCAACTGGACTCGATCCTGGCCGGCTTCAGCCCCGACACCGAGGTGCCCGGACTCACGGCGGTCGCCGCGAGCGACCGTCCCACGACCACCCAGGCCACCATCGTCCACTGGGCGTTCGACATCATGGTGATCGTCGGGAGCCTGCTGATCCTGCTCGCGCTCTGGTACGGCTGGTGCCGGCTGCGCCGCGGCGGCCTGCCCAGGTCACCCTGGTTCTTCCGGTGCGCGGCCGTTTCCGGCGCCGCGTGTCTTCTCACCCTCGAATGCGGCTGGATCACCACGGAGGTGGGCCGCCAACCCTGGATCGTCTACGGGCACATGCGGGTCTCGGAGGCGGTCACCGGCACCCACGCCTACGGGCTGTGGACCATGTTCGGCATCGTGGTCGTCGTGTACACGTGCGCCTTCGCCGCGTTCCTGGCGGTCGTACGGAAGATGAGCGCCACGTGGCGGGAGGCGGACTCCGGCGCGGCCGCCGAAGCCGCCGTGGAGGGGCCGGAGAGCGAGATCCCCTACGGGCCGCGGGCGATGTCCGGCGCCGACGACGGCACCGGGCACGGAAGC includes these proteins:
- a CDS encoding PaaI family thioesterase is translated as MNGIADLAAAQKILEAQPFSRLLGARLTAFGAGEVTLELDARDDLRQQHGFLHGGVLAYAADNALSFAAGAAVGPRLLAAGLTIEYLRPAAGTLLRAHARVVRAGRSRVVCRCDLSSVGADGVETLCAVAQGSIAVPEVTPGS
- a CDS encoding helix-turn-helix transcriptional regulator translates to MLVDAPKEAPDADVSAVAALDEPTRRRLYDHVVSRPAPVSRDEAAAALGLARQTAAFHLDRLADAALLDVVYERRSGRTGPGAGRPAKLYRRSSRQIAVSLPDRRYELAGRLLAQAVEESDATGEPVREVLHRKAEELGAQVGAGHDAGVFEVLGRYGFEPRHEGDAVVLANCPFHALAREHTRTVCGMNLHLLRGMLHGLGEDGLEAHLAPAPGRCCVKLEPAA
- a CDS encoding SHOCT domain-containing protein, with protein sequence MPGLLRGVARTAVVAGTATAVSNRVSRRQQGRWAAQQGYQEPRPDSYAQPQQAAAPADDMGSTLDQLKQLGELKAQGVLTEAEFEEQKRRLLG
- a CDS encoding SDR family oxidoreductase, which encodes METSGTDGGRPIAYPLLKGQKALVTGANSGIGKATAIALGRVGADVVVNYVAGRDAAEDVVREIEEFGVHAYAHEADVSDEDQVVDMVSRMVKEFGTIDVMVANAGLQRDAPITDMTTAQWHKVLDVNLTGQFLCAREATKEFLRRGVVPEVSQSAGKIICMSSVHQLIPWAGHANYAASKGGVLMLMTTLAQELAPHRIRVNAVAPGAIRTPINRSAWDTPEAEDDLLRLIPYRRVGDPADVAKAVAVLASDLLDYVVGTTLYVDGGMTLFPGFATGG
- a CDS encoding cytochrome ubiquinol oxidase subunit I, with the translated sequence MTNAIDVLAATPPQLLPARELMAFTLAAHILLVPFGVALPALTLLMHYRGLRKGDEVALRLARRWSAVMAVQFAIGIVTGTVLSFEFGLLWPGMMGRWGDVFGLAFGIEGWAFFLEAILIAIYLYGWRTLRPWPHFWAGVPLCASALLGAFGIIAANSWMNTPRGFTFDSSGDVAGVDVRRAIFTPIFGPEYWHFLGAAYMTAAYVVAGVYAVGWLRGRRDRYHRLGFTLPFTVAAVLTPVQFVLGDSLARAVFHKQPVKFSAMEIVWKTGTHMPEYLFGRLNSDGSISGGIKIPQLDSILAGFSPDTEVPGLTAVAASDRPTTTQATIVHWAFDIMVIVGSLLILLALWYGWCRLRRGGLPRSPWFFRCAAVSGAACLLTLECGWITTEVGRQPWIVYGHMRVSEAVTGTHAYGLWTMFGIVVVVYTCAFAAFLAVVRKMSATWREADSGAAAEAAVEGPESEIPYGPRAMSGADDGTGHGSGGRA